A part of Perca fluviatilis chromosome 15, GENO_Pfluv_1.0, whole genome shotgun sequence genomic DNA contains:
- the LOC120575170 gene encoding ADP-ribosylation factor-like protein 4D, translating into MGNQLTEIAPSFQSLHVVVIGLDSAGKTSLLYRLKLREFVDTIPTKGFNMERIKVPMGNSKTNSTTFQVWDVGGQDKLRPLWKSYTRRTDGLVFVVDAAEAERMEEAKVELHRISRSAENQGVPVLVLANKQDLDGAMSASEVEKVLALHELSSSTLHHTQGCSALDGQGLQPGLEKLYEMILKRKKVLRHSKKKR; encoded by the exons ATGGGGAACCAGTTAACAGAAATTGCCCCTagcttccagtctctccacgtCGTGGTAATTGGTTTGGACTCTGCAGGGAAAACCTCCCTCCTCTACAGACTCAAGCTACGGGAGTTTGTCGACACGATCCCCACCAAAGGCTTCAACATGGAGCGGATCAAAGTGCCCATGGGCAACTCGAAAACCAACAGCACCACGTTCCAGGTGTGGGATGTCGGCGGCCAGGACAAACTTCGGCCCCTCTGGAAGTCGTACACCCGGAGGACCGACGGGCTGGTGTTCGTGGTGGACGCGGCCGAGGCAGAGCGCATGGAGGAGGCCAAGGTGGAGCTCCATCGGATCAGCCGCTCGGCGGAGAACCAGGGGGTGCCCGTGCTGGTTCTGGCAAACAAACAGGACCTGGATGGCGCCATGTCGGCTTCAGAG GTGGAGAAGGTCCTGGCTCTCCACGAGCTGAGCTCGTCCACGCTGCACCACACACAGGGCTGCTCGGCGCTGGACGGTCAGGGCCTGCAGCCCGGCCTGGAGAAACTCTACGAAATGATCCTGAAGAGGAAGAAGGTGCTCCGACACAGCAAGAAGAAGAGATGA